The following coding sequences are from one Xiphias gladius isolate SHS-SW01 ecotype Sanya breed wild chromosome 14, ASM1685928v1, whole genome shotgun sequence window:
- the fem1a gene encoding protein fem-1 homolog A — protein sequence MDITTAVFNAARDGKLKLIQKLLSNKTPEELEALAEEKTQGGTPLLIASRYGHLEVVDYLLEHCKANVELGGAVNFDGETIEGAPPLWAASAAGHLPVVKTLLKHGASVNNATLTNSTPLRAACFDGHLEIVRYLVEHRADMEVANRHGHTCLMISCYKGHKEIAKFLLDRGADVNRKSVKGNTALHDCAESGSLDIMKMLLKCNARMERDGYGMTPLLAASVTGHTNIVEYLAHQPRTSREERVDALELLGATFVDKKRDLLGAMRYWRRAMELRHPGDKAGSLAKPPPGPPIPAYGCAQEVTTAEELEALITDPDEMRMQALLVRERILGPSHPDTSYYIRYRGAVYADSGNFERCISLWKYALDMQQSNLDPLSPMTASSFLSFAELFSFVLQDRAKGTLSTRITFHDLMTVLGKSVREVERAVAQRDNPPEAPQFTKALSIILHLIFLLEKLECSPEQEHQKKHTVYRLLKLNPRGRSSFTPLHMAVDKETTSVGRYPVGRFPSQAVAALLLECGADVDSRDCENNTPLHIAANNGCPEIMALLMKAGAHFDATNAQRKTAYELLDEQSSGHPALYPLNYVTLQCLAARAIEKHRLPYRGLISEEMEAFIELH from the coding sequence ATGGACATAACGACGGCGGTTTTCAACGCGGCCAGAGATGGTAAGCTAAAACTTATCCAGAAGTTGCTGAGCAACAAAACTCCTGAGGAACTGGAGGCTTTAGCCgaggagaaaacacaaggagGCACCCCTCTGTTGATAGCTTCTCGATACGGACATTTAGAGGTTGTGGATTACCTCCTTGAACACTGTAAAGCAAATGTTGAGCTCGGGGGGGCGGTTAACTTTGACGGCGAGACCATCGAGGGGGCTCCGCCGCTGTGGGCGGCTTCGGCAGCCGGTCACCTACCTGTGGTTAAGACGCTACTGAAACACGGTGCCTCAGTGAACAACGCAACACTAACTAACTCAACGCCGCTCCGAGCTGCCTGCTTTGACGGTCACCTGGAGATCGTCCGCTACCTGGTGGAGCACAGAGCCGACATGGAGGTTGCCAACCGCCACGGCCACACCTGCCTCATGATCTCCTGCTACAAGGGCCACAAGGAGATAGCCAAGTTCCTGCTGGACCGTGGTGCTGATGTCAACCGCAAGAGTGTGAAAGGAAACACCGCCCTGCACGACTGTGCTGAGTCCGGCAGTCTGGACATCATGAAGATGCTGCTAAAGTGCAATGCCCGcatggagagagatggatatGGCATGACCCCACTCCTCGCTGCAAGTGTAACAGGTCACACCAACATTGTGGAGTATCTCGCCCACCAGCCTCGCACCTCCAGAGAGGAACGCGTTGATGCACTTGAACTCCTTGGGGCTACTTTTGTGGACAAAAAGCGGGACCTCTTGGGGGCGATGAGGTACTGGAGAAGGGCTATGGAGCTGAGGCACCCAGGGGACAAAGCTGGATCCCTGGCCAAGCCTCCACCTGGTCCCCCGATCCCTGCCTATGGCTGTGCACAGGAGGTGACCACAGCAGAGGAACTGGAAGCTTTGATAACAGACCCAGATGAAATGAGGATGCAGGCTTTGTTAGTTCGAGAGCGCATCCTGGGGCCATCCCACCCAGACACCTCTTATTACATCCGCTACAGGGGAGCTGTGTATGCTGACTCAGGCAACTTTGAGCGCTGCATCAGCCTGTGGAAATATGCTTTAGACATGCAGCAGAGCAATCTGGACCCTCTCAGTCCCATGACAGCCTCCAGTTTCCTGTCCTTTGCAgagcttttctcttttgttcttcAAGACCGGGCCAAAGGCACCTTGTCAACGCGCATCACCTTTCATGATCTGATGACCGTGCTGGGCAAAAGCGTGAGGGAGGTAGAGAGAGCTGTGGCGCAGAGGGACAACCCTCCAGAAGCTCCTCAGTTCACCAAGGCCCTTTCCATCATCCTTCACTTAATCTTTctgctggagaagctggagTGCAGCCCTGAGCAGGAGCACCAGAAGAAGCACACAGTTTACCGTTTGCTAAAGCTGAACCCTCGAGGTCGGAGCAGCTTCACTCCTCTCCACATGGCTGTAGACAAGGAAACCACGTCTGTGGGCCGCTACCCGGTCGGCCGCTTCCCCTCCCAGGCGGTGGCAGCGCTGCTCCTAGAGTGCGGTGCAGACGTCGATTCACGTGACTGTGAGAACAACACGCCGCTGCACATTGCGGCAAACAATGGTTGTCCAGAAATTATGGCACTACTTATGAAGGCTGGGGCTCACTTTGATGCCACAAATGCACAGAGGAAGACAGCCTACGAGCTGTTGGATGAGCAGAGTAGCGGGCACCCAGCCCTCTACCCGCTGAACTACGTCACCCTTCAGTGCCTGGCGGCGCGTGCAATTGAAAAGCACAGACTGCCCTACAGGGGCCTCATCTCTGAGGAGATGGAGGCTTTCATTGAGCTGCACTGA